One Halorientalis litorea DNA segment encodes these proteins:
- a CDS encoding CTP-dependent riboflavin kinase, translating into MAEATGRDVGYDELATLKLLALSDALDGQEKVSCSVLADELGASNQTASRRLQRLDDADYVEREIVSDGQWVTVTPEGESALRREYADYRRIFERDASIDLAGFVTSGMGEGRHYISLPGYMEQFIEKLGYEPFAGTLNVDLTDESVRTRAGVAALEPVTIEGWEDDERTYGPAYCYPASVETDDAIYEPAHVITPERTHHDEDQLEIIAPERLRDELGLDDGDELTIHVTER; encoded by the coding sequence ATGGCAGAAGCGACGGGACGCGACGTCGGGTACGACGAACTCGCGACGCTGAAGCTGTTGGCACTCTCGGACGCGCTCGACGGCCAAGAGAAGGTGTCGTGTTCGGTGCTAGCCGACGAGTTGGGGGCCTCGAACCAGACGGCCTCCCGACGGCTCCAGCGGCTCGACGACGCGGACTACGTCGAGCGCGAAATCGTCAGCGACGGACAGTGGGTCACGGTTACGCCGGAGGGCGAGAGCGCGCTTCGCCGGGAGTACGCCGACTACCGGCGGATATTCGAGCGCGACGCGAGCATCGACCTGGCCGGGTTCGTGACCAGCGGTATGGGCGAGGGACGCCACTACATCTCGCTGCCGGGCTACATGGAGCAGTTCATCGAGAAGTTGGGCTACGAACCCTTCGCGGGGACGCTGAACGTGGACCTCACCGACGAGAGCGTCCGCACCCGGGCGGGCGTGGCCGCCCTCGAACCCGTCACCATCGAAGGCTGGGAGGACGACGAGCGCACGTACGGCCCGGCGTACTGTTACCCGGCGAGCGTCGAGACGGACGACGCCATCTACGAGCCGGCACACGTCATCACACCCGAGCGAACCCACCACGACGAGGACCAACTCGAAATCATCGCCCCCGAGCGACTGCGCGACGAGTTGGGACTGGACGACGGCGACGAACTCACCATCCATGTCACGGAGCGATAG
- the ribB gene encoding 3,4-dihydroxy-2-butanone-4-phosphate synthase: MSRSDSMSRTTSNVDAAISAFRAGDPVLIHDAADREGETDIVYPAGGVTPGAVARMRNDAGGLVCVALGHEVAEALDLPFVQEVIDHPLAADHDLAYDERSSFSLTVNHRDTFTGITDEDRALTITELGHAAADPDPTAFTEAFRAPGHVHLLKAAPNRLSDRLGHTELAVVLADAADQPPAAVVCEMLDDESGAALPPAAARTYGERNGIPYVEGSEIVDRLG, translated from the coding sequence ATGTCACGGAGCGATAGCATGTCCCGAACCACGAGCAACGTAGACGCGGCCATCAGTGCCTTCCGCGCGGGCGACCCCGTCCTGATTCACGACGCGGCCGACCGGGAGGGCGAGACAGACATCGTGTATCCCGCGGGCGGCGTCACGCCCGGGGCTGTCGCACGGATGCGCAACGACGCCGGTGGCCTCGTGTGTGTCGCACTCGGCCACGAGGTGGCGGAGGCCCTCGACCTCCCGTTCGTCCAAGAGGTCATCGACCACCCGCTGGCGGCCGACCACGACCTCGCGTACGACGAGCGGTCGTCGTTCTCCCTGACCGTCAACCACCGCGACACCTTCACCGGCATCACCGACGAGGACCGTGCCCTGACCATCACCGAGTTGGGCCACGCCGCCGCCGACCCCGACCCGACGGCGTTCACGGAGGCGTTCCGCGCACCCGGCCACGTCCACCTGCTCAAGGCCGCGCCGAACCGCCTCTCGGACCGCCTCGGCCACACTGAACTCGCCGTGGTGTTGGCCGACGCCGCCGACCAGCCACCCGCCGCGGTGGTCTGTGAGATGCTCGACGACGAGAGCGGCGCGGCCCTGCCACCCGCCGCCGCCCGAACCTACGGCGAGCGAAACGGGATTCCGTACGTCGAAGGGTCCGAAATCGTCGACCGCCTCGGGTAA